ATCTCGCCCGGTTAGCTCAAGCGTTAACCCTTCCGGTCTCGTTTGTGGACCAGCCCTAGAGAAACCGGAAAAGAGCTCGCCTCCGCCGCCGGTCCTACGAGGGAGCTCCTTTCCTTTTTCTTAGAATGGGCAAGCCCGTGCGATCACTTTCCGCCACTTCGTAGCCATCGGGCAAAGAGTCAAGCACGCCTTCTCCTACTTTGGTTGAGAAGTAATAGAGCCGCACTTTGAGCCCGTTCCGCAAAACTTGATCTCGTCCGTGGAGATAGTACGTCTTGCCGCTCTTTTTGCTGACAACACTAAAGGCCATGTTTTTTTTCTCCTCTCTATCGTTGGTTTCTACCGCAACACCCCGCTCCCTTCCACGCCCCTCTCGGTCGGCCGGGAGCGAGTTTCCCTGGGAAGGGCAGGTGGGCTCGTCACCGCAGTACACCTGCTTCCCGAAGCACCTGGTAGGGACCGTTTTTCATCATGGTCTTAAGTGCACGAGCCGTCACTCGAACGGTTACGGCTCGACCAAGTTCCGGAACGAAAATCCGCTTTCGCCGGAGATTGGGGAAGAAAAACCTCGGGTTCCTCTTGGTAACATGAATCCCGATTCCCCCTTTCTTTTTAGCCTTTCCCCGGCGACTAACGCTCCGGCCCCAAGCTCTGGTGGCACCCGTAATACAGCATCGACCTGCCATACCGCCCTTTCCTTTTTTTTCTTATTAGCTCCGAACACGGAGCTTTCCAGTTCTATTTCATCAAAAGCACGTTTCGGGCTCGCTTGATTTCGCGAGCCAACTTCCGGTGAAGCTTGGCGGGTAGACCGGTCACCCGTCTCGGAAGAATTCGGCCGCTTTCGGTCGTGAACTTTTTCAAAAATTCCACGTTTTGAAAGGAGATGGCTTCCGGGTCAATGTCCACCCGTTTTCGAGCACCTTTTGCCGGCATCCGGGCACGGCGAAGTGCTTTCTTTCTTCCTTTTTTTGTTTTCGTTTTTCTCCCCATACAAACCCTCTCGCTGGCAATCAACCAAAGGATCTGGCCAGATCCCTGGGCTTCTTACTCCTTTTCCCTTCTCCTCTCTTCTTCCTCCAACGCCTCTTCTCCCTCTTCTTCCATCCATCCTTCCGCCGATTCCATAAATTGGGGCACCGATTCCCACCTCCTCCGTGCCCGATACTCGCGTTCCTGTTCCCTTTGACAACCTACGCAAAACCGGGCATAAGGTACTGCCTCTAGGCGAGCCCGCGGAATGGGGTTCCCGCACATCTGACAAATCCCGTACGTGCCAGTTTCAATGCGTTTGAGGGCCTCCTCAATTTCATACAAAGCATCCTGTTCTTGAGAAAGGAGCGTAAGGGCAAAATCCTTATCATAGGCCTCGCTTCCGGCGTCCGCCTGGTGGAGCCCAAAGGGCGAGGCTCCGCTTCCTTCCGAGGAGACCCGAAGGGTGTCCTGTGCGACCCCTTGCATCTGGTTTAGGATGTGATCCCGAAGCTCAAGGAGCTTCTCTTTCTGCCGTGCCAGGAAACTCTCCCAGTCTTTCCCTCTTGCCTTCCCCGTGCCCGGGGAGCGATCGGTTGCACCAGGAGCCGTCCCTTCAGGAGTTTTCTCTTTTTCCCAAGAGGGCTGCTCTGAGGAGGCAGGTTTTACTTTCTGGGCCCCCTTGTGCTCGGACGACACCCGCCGGGGTTCCTTGGATTTGCCCGCTTCACCTTTCTTCTGGGCCTTGGTGTTCTCCTTGGACCCAGAAGACGGTGCGGCTTTTTCCGGGTCTTTTACCGTGGGTTGCTTTCCCTTTTTCTTCTGGCTTTCTTTGTTGCCCATAGTAGATCGCCGGAATATCGTCTCACCCTAGATTCTTGCCAAGTAAAAATGGCAGCCTTCCTTGGAGCTGCAACTCCCAGGTGAATCGCTTGGATCGGGTTGGTTATGAGAGACCTAGCAAGAACATTTCGCTGCACCGGTTCGGGAGAGACCCAGGCCGAGTTGCCAGGAGGAGAGGAAGACCCTAGCAATGAATGTTCCTCTGGCCACCTACCGCCTCCAGCTCCACAAAGAGTTTTCGTTTCGCAGCGTGGAGGCGATCCTTCCTTATTTGCAGGAACTTGGGATTTCCCACGTTTACGCGTCCCCCGTGACCCGAGCTCGCCCGGGGAGCTCCCACGGATATGATTGTGTCGACCCCTCTACGATCCATCCGGAACTGGGAACGCCAGAGCAGTTTGAAGAGCTTCTAGCCAAGGTATGCAAACGATCCATGGGGTGGTTGCAGGATATCGTGCCCAATCACATGGCTTTTCACATCGAAAACCCGATGCTAGCCGACGTTTTGGAAAATGGCCCGTTTTCGGAGTACTACCACTTTTTTGACATTGAGTGGAATCATCCCTACCCCAGTCTTAAGGGGCGGCTTTTAGCCCCCTTTCTTTCCAGCTACTACGGCCAGGCACTTAGCTGCGGGGAAATTCAGCTCCAGTTTCAAGACGGGGCCTTCTATGTGGCCTATCATGGGCTTAAGTTTCCCTTGCGGATCGAAAGTTATGCCACGGTGCTCGGTCATTGCCTCCCGGCCATTCGACAGCGTCTGGGTGCCCAGCATCTGGATCACCTGAAGTTTCTTGGGGTTCTTTATACGATTCGCAATCTTTCCAGTGCGGAAAGCCCGAGTGAGCGCAAGGATCAGGTCCGCTTTGTCAAGCAGATGCTCCGGGAGCTCGTTCGCGGCAACCGGGATATCCGAGCTTCCTTGGAAGCCACCCTGCGCACATTCAACGGTGACGTGACCAATCCTAGCTCCTTCCAGCTCCTGGATCGTCTTTTGAGCGAGCAATACTTCCGACTCTCCCTCTGGAAGGTAGCAACCGAGGAGATCAACTACCGGAGGTTCTTTACGGTCAATGACTTGATTGCCGTTCGTTCGGAGAATCCGGAAGTTTTCGAACGAACCCATGGTTTCCTTCTCGAGCTGGTGCGCAAGGGGTGGATTAGTGGGTTACGAATCGATCATATTGACGGCCTGTACGACCCCACGGCCTATCTGAATCGGC
This genomic interval from Candidatus Methylacidithermus pantelleriae contains the following:
- the rpmB gene encoding 50S ribosomal protein L28; this encodes MAGRCCITGATRAWGRSVSRRGKAKKKGGIGIHVTKRNPRFFFPNLRRKRIFVPELGRAVTVRVTARALKTMMKNGPYQVLREAGVLR
- the rpsR gene encoding 30S ribosomal protein S18; the encoded protein is MPAKGARKRVDIDPEAISFQNVEFLKKFTTESGRILPRRVTGLPAKLHRKLAREIKRARNVLLMK
- a CDS encoding TraR/DksA family transcriptional regulator; its protein translation is MGNKESQKKKGKQPTVKDPEKAAPSSGSKENTKAQKKGEAGKSKEPRRVSSEHKGAQKVKPASSEQPSWEKEKTPEGTAPGATDRSPGTGKARGKDWESFLARQKEKLLELRDHILNQMQGVAQDTLRVSSEGSGASPFGLHQADAGSEAYDKDFALTLLSQEQDALYEIEEALKRIETGTYGICQMCGNPIPRARLEAVPYARFCVGCQREQEREYRARRRWESVPQFMESAEGWMEEEGEEALEEEERRREKE